In the genome of Populus alba chromosome 11, ASM523922v2, whole genome shotgun sequence, one region contains:
- the LOC118045260 gene encoding ankyrin repeat-containing protein NPR4-like: protein MVVENLRATRDIPDEGGCGRLMMTGGDTSGEVHHRSQDSAPNIPLARLHRNIDKKGNTLLHHVAVMTEHSGATKPGPALQLQEELQWFEHVRKVIPSHYVTLRNDDGKTARELFKDNHKEQLQSARTWIKETTQSCSTVAALVATVVFAAAYTVPGGSDDKGKPNFINSPYFLAFTVSDVLSLASSLTSLVVFLSLLTSPFELQDFYISLPRKLILGFTFLFLAVITTMISFGATILILIQTESKLTTLLLSFAAFFPVLIFAIMQFRLYVSFMGSTFNILKKNGKALPSIPVPCLPWGEMLVPSKRKKLDLINV, encoded by the exons atggtggtagagaatcttagAGCCACTAGAGACATCCCCGATGAAGGAGGATGTGGCCGTCTCATGATGACAGGTGGAGATACctcaggagaag tacatcaccggtcacaGGATTCCGCGCCCAACATACCATTGGCTAGATTGCATCGAAATATTGATAAGAAGGGCAACACATTGCTGCACCATGTTGCAGTTATGACGGAACACAGTGGAGCCACCAAGCCTGGGCCTGCACTTCAACTTCAGGAGGAGTTGCAATGGTTTGAG CATGTCCGCAAGGTAATTCCCTCTCATTATGTCACGCTTCGGAACGATGACGGCAAGACTGCAAGAGAGCTCTTCAAAGATAATCACAAAGAACAACTGCAGAGCGCACGAACATGGATCAAGGAAACTACTCAGTCTTGTTCCACAGTAGCTGCACTTGTTGCTACTGTTGTCTTCGCTGCTGCCTATACCGTGCCTGGAGGTTCTGATGATAAAGGCAAGCCCAACTTCATCAACTCTCCCTATTTTCTGGCTTTCACTGTCTCGGATGTTCTCTCCTTGGCAAGCTCCTTGACTTCGCTTGtggtttttctctctttgttgaCCTCTCCCTTTGAGCTACAAGATTTCTACATTTCTCTTCCTCGAAAACTTATTTTGGGCTTCACCTTCCTCTTCTTGGCGGTGATAACGACCATGATATCCTTTGGGGCAACGATTTTGATACTCATTCAAACAGAGAGTAAGTTGACAACATTACTCCTTTCCTTTGCTGCCTTCTTTCCTGTCTTAATATTCGCAATAATGCAATTCCGTCTGTACGTCTCCTTTATGGGCTCTACATTCAACATTCTCAAGAAAAACGGGAAAGCTCTGCCATCGATTCCTGTCCCTTGCCTACCATGGGGGGAAATGCTCGTCCCaagtaaaaggaaaaaactcGATTTGATTAATGTGTGA
- the LOC140956146 gene encoding uncharacterized protein has translation MDSEMIQETPYTAAMNGDWESMVDYYKKNLQYLFSRVTLSLDTGFHLAVHSNEEQPLKDLLGIMKEREFFLPETRNKFGNTVLHEATIYGNYEAVRLLVERCPDLLWIPNEVGETPLFTAAAFGEAEMVEFLIRSKPEQCVDDNGHLLSNHRQRWKDGLSILGAAIIGQHFETALLLLELDESLHSLKDDKDRTALQLLADMPSAFKSAYSMGIFETLFYCCLPVIRHHEVVLQVETRGQAGQVVRDLESGLGRNQRGGLLNYLKISHEEPSAKQRKDKKKNKTVDPHSQVKQGDQKQGKEEEQGMGGGKNKKGENEFPAERREEGKTSENTSKETEIEEVQHPTAQPSVTNSSLIRKEEIPMLIATRNGIEEIVGEIIKQHPHAIEQLNDEGQSILDVAVMHRQEEIFSLVKEQRIPC, from the exons ATGGATTCTGAGATGATACAGGAGACACCTTATACAGCAGCCATGAATGGAGATTGGGAAAGCATGGTTGATTACTATAAGAAAAATTTACAGTATTTGTTCTCTCGAGTTACTCTCTCTTTAGATACCGGATTTCATCTAGCTGTGCACAGCAACGAAGAGCAACCACTTAAAGATTTACTTGGAATCATGAAGGAAAGAGAATTCTTTTTACCGGAGACACgaaacaaatttggaaatacGGTTCTTCACGAGGCAACCATCTATGGGAATTATGAGGCTGTAAGACTTTTGGTAGAACGTTGTCCAGACCTGCTTTGGATTCCAAATGAGGTCGGTGAAACCCCATTGTTTACAGCTGCTGCATTTGGTGAGGCAGAAATGGTGGAGTTTTTAATCCGTTCCAAACCAGAACAATGCGTGGATGATAATGGCCACCTGTTATCAAATCACCGCCAGCGATGGAAAGATGGCCTGTCCATCCTTGGCGCTGCTATCATAGGGCAACACTTTG AAACAGCTTTACTTTTGCTAGAACTGGATGAATCGCTCCACAGCTTGAAGGACGATAAGGACAGAACTGCTCTTCAACTTCTAGCCGATATGCCATCTGCTTTTAAGAGTGCATATTCCATGGGCATATTTGAAACACTCTTCTACTGCT GCCTTCCTGTTATACGTCACCACGAGGTAGTATTACAAGTAGAAACTAGGGGCCAGGCAGGTCAGGTTGTGAGAGATCTTGAGAGCGGTTTGGGGAGGAATCAAAGAGGCGGCCTACTCAACTATTTAAAG ATAAGTCATGAAGAGCCGTCAGCAAAACAGAGGAAGgacaagaagaaaaacaaaactgtCGATCCTCATTCACAAGTTAAGCAAGGAGAccaaaaacaaggaaaagaagaagagcagGGAATGGGcgggggaaaaaataaaaagggagaaAACGAGTTCCCTGCTGAAAGAAGGGAAGAAGGGAAAACTTCTGAAAACACTAGCAAAGAAACAGAAATAGAAGAAGTCCAACATCCAACAGCACAACCTTCTGTAACGAACTCATCATTAATTAGGAAGGAGGAGATCCCAATGTTGATTGCAACTAGGAATGGAATAGAAGAGATTGTGGGGGAGATAATAAAACAACATCCTCATGCTATTGAGCAGCTCAATGATGAGGGGCAGAGCATTTTGGATGTGGCCGTCATGCATCGCCAGGAAGAGATCTTCAGTCTTGTGAAGGAACAGAGAATACCATGTTAg